One window from the genome of Nitrospira defluvii encodes:
- a CDS encoding tetratricopeptide repeat protein — protein MSIRLNARALTIGLAFLGFLSACAEDHRWRSAMTEGTNAMRSGDYTHAEELFVAARKEAEVLDPQGKRLAETLSQLGEVNRELGRYPRAEALFQEALAIRERVYGPAHAETAASLTDLGELYRLQGLYTQAEALHQRAREIREKVFGADHSKTAESLNNIAVVYQDQHRFSDAEPVLQRALEILEKQLGPEHSLTAITRDNLAKLYQAQGQHARAMPLYQRTLTIHEKAFGPNHPIVARNLENLADTYRAQNQYPQAEVLYQRAVSIFRKSIGNEHVDTAEAMSRLGQLYELQGLYSQAEPLFQQAIAIREKQQGADNPQVAGELKNLASLYQSQNKLDQSEDLYKQALGIYEQSVGYDRDAYVKTLKNYASLLRRRQRSGEAERLEERAKSVLKRLSLESQSQGKTAAEVPLAPVVPVP, from the coding sequence ATGAGTATTCGATTGAATGCCCGAGCACTTACCATCGGTCTGGCTTTCCTGGGCTTCCTCTCAGCTTGCGCGGAGGATCACCGTTGGCGGTCGGCGATGACAGAGGGCACCAACGCCATGCGTTCCGGAGATTACACGCATGCGGAAGAATTGTTTGTCGCGGCCCGTAAAGAGGCCGAAGTCTTGGACCCACAGGGTAAACGCTTGGCTGAAACCCTGAGCCAATTAGGCGAGGTGAACCGTGAACTGGGCCGCTATCCTCGTGCCGAAGCGCTGTTTCAGGAGGCCTTGGCGATCCGCGAACGTGTCTACGGTCCGGCCCATGCGGAGACGGCGGCGAGTTTGACCGATCTGGGCGAGCTCTATCGGCTCCAGGGGCTGTACACGCAGGCTGAGGCGCTCCATCAACGTGCCCGAGAAATTCGGGAGAAGGTGTTCGGCGCGGATCATAGTAAGACGGCGGAAAGTCTGAACAACATTGCCGTGGTGTATCAGGACCAGCATCGATTCTCCGATGCGGAGCCGGTGTTGCAGCGGGCGCTGGAGATTCTCGAAAAGCAGCTGGGGCCGGAGCACAGTCTAACGGCCATCACAAGAGATAACCTGGCCAAACTGTATCAGGCCCAGGGACAACATGCCCGGGCGATGCCCTTGTACCAGCGCACGCTGACCATTCATGAAAAGGCATTCGGGCCGAATCATCCTATTGTGGCCAGGAATCTTGAGAATCTGGCTGACACCTATCGGGCGCAAAACCAATACCCCCAGGCCGAGGTGCTGTATCAGCGGGCCGTGAGCATTTTCCGGAAATCGATCGGGAATGAGCATGTGGATACGGCGGAGGCCATGAGCCGCTTGGGGCAGCTGTATGAGCTGCAAGGACTCTACTCCCAGGCCGAGCCGTTGTTTCAGCAGGCCATCGCGATCCGCGAGAAACAGCAGGGGGCCGATAATCCTCAAGTGGCCGGCGAGCTGAAAAATCTCGCCTCCCTCTACCAGTCACAGAACAAGCTCGACCAATCGGAAGACCTGTATAAGCAGGCACTGGGGATCTACGAGCAATCGGTGGGGTATGATCGCGATGCCTATGTGAAGACCTTAAAGAATTATGCCTCGCTTCTGAGGCGGAGGCAGCGATCCGGCGAGGCCGAGCGTTTGGAAGAGCGCGCGAAAAGTGTGTTGAAGCGTCTGTCGCTGGAGAGCCAAAGCCAGGGGAAAACGGCAGCAGAGGTTCCTCTTGCCCCGGTTGTGCCGGTTCCGTAG
- the ppk1 gene encoding polyphosphate kinase 1 translates to MTSDLSRPEWFINRELSLLEFNRRVLDLAKDPKVPLLERLKYLCIVSSNLDEFFEVRVAGLKEQVTHGAEQRGADGLTPSELLSRIAVLTHQLVHEQYHVLNHSLIPKLAEERIRFLKRADWMPSHIRWMRRFFSRELLPLLSPVGLDPAHPFPKLLNKSLNFLVTLEGTDAFGRPNGTAIVQVPRSLPRVIHLPVRNAAWPHDFAFLSSVIHAFVHQLFPGMQVTGCYQFRVTRNSNLFVDEEDVDDLRRALEGQLPDRRFGDEVRLEVADNCPADLVYFLREQFHLEARDVYQCHGPVNLHRLMAVPDLVDRPDLKFTPFTPSVPTTPVPSEDWFDAIRQGDILLHHPYQSFTPVTEFLRQAATDPHVLTIKQTLYRTGADSAIVQSLVDAARGGKEVTVVIELRARFDEEANIELAHDLEEAGAHVVYGVVGLKTHAKMSLVLRREGRLLRSYTHLGTGNYHARNAKLYTDFGLLTCDAAIGRDVRTVFQQLTSLGQPGRLKHLLQSPFTLHTTLLKWIGRETDRAKQGKPAHIIAKMNALLEPQIIRALYKASQAGVKIDLIVRGPCALRPGIAGLSEHIRVRSIIGRFLEHSRIFYFLNDGDDRVFLSSADWMDRNFFRRIEVAFPVLEKTQRQRVIDEGLRPYLEDNTHAWILHRDGTYRRQTPGRRSPRSAQQCLMNTLVT, encoded by the coding sequence ATGACCAGCGATCTGTCGCGTCCCGAATGGTTCATCAATCGCGAGCTGAGCCTCCTGGAATTCAACCGTCGGGTCCTCGATCTCGCGAAAGATCCGAAAGTGCCTCTGCTGGAGCGGTTGAAATACCTCTGCATCGTCAGTTCCAATCTGGATGAGTTTTTCGAAGTGCGCGTAGCCGGACTCAAGGAGCAGGTGACGCACGGGGCCGAGCAGCGAGGCGCCGACGGCCTCACCCCATCTGAACTCCTGAGTCGCATCGCTGTCCTCACTCACCAGTTGGTGCATGAGCAATATCATGTCCTGAATCACTCGCTGATCCCGAAGCTCGCCGAAGAACGTATCCGGTTTCTCAAGCGGGCCGACTGGATGCCGTCGCACATCCGCTGGATGCGCCGGTTCTTTTCTCGGGAGTTACTGCCGCTCCTGAGTCCGGTCGGCCTCGATCCCGCGCACCCGTTTCCGAAACTCCTCAACAAGAGTCTGAATTTTCTGGTCACACTCGAGGGCACCGATGCCTTCGGTCGCCCGAACGGCACCGCGATCGTACAGGTCCCGCGCTCACTCCCGCGCGTGATTCACCTGCCCGTGCGCAACGCCGCCTGGCCGCATGATTTTGCGTTCCTGTCGTCGGTCATCCACGCCTTCGTCCACCAGCTCTTTCCGGGCATGCAAGTCACGGGTTGCTACCAGTTTCGGGTGACGAGAAACAGCAATCTCTTCGTCGACGAGGAAGATGTCGATGATCTTCGGCGTGCACTGGAGGGGCAATTGCCGGATCGGCGCTTTGGCGACGAAGTACGGCTGGAGGTGGCGGACAACTGCCCTGCTGATCTGGTCTATTTTCTTCGCGAACAGTTTCATCTGGAGGCGCGCGACGTCTACCAATGCCACGGGCCGGTGAACTTGCATCGGCTGATGGCCGTGCCGGACCTCGTCGACCGACCCGACCTGAAGTTCACCCCCTTCACACCCAGCGTGCCCACAACGCCGGTACCCAGCGAGGACTGGTTCGACGCCATTCGGCAGGGAGACATCCTGCTGCATCATCCCTATCAGTCATTCACTCCGGTAACGGAGTTTCTCCGCCAGGCAGCTACGGATCCACACGTGCTCACGATCAAACAAACGTTGTATCGGACAGGAGCCGATTCAGCCATTGTGCAATCGCTGGTGGATGCTGCACGCGGCGGGAAAGAAGTCACCGTCGTGATCGAGTTACGAGCCCGATTCGACGAGGAAGCCAACATCGAACTGGCGCACGATTTGGAAGAAGCCGGCGCCCATGTGGTGTATGGGGTCGTAGGCCTCAAAACACATGCCAAGATGAGTCTGGTGCTCCGGCGGGAAGGCCGGCTCCTGCGCAGCTACACCCATCTGGGAACGGGCAACTACCACGCCCGCAACGCAAAACTCTATACCGATTTCGGCCTGCTCACCTGCGATGCGGCGATCGGACGTGATGTCCGCACGGTCTTCCAACAACTCACGTCCCTAGGGCAACCGGGCCGCCTCAAACATTTGCTGCAGTCGCCGTTTACATTGCATACTACGCTCCTCAAATGGATCGGGCGTGAAACCGACCGGGCAAAACAGGGCAAACCGGCTCACATCATCGCGAAGATGAACGCGCTCCTGGAGCCCCAGATCATTCGCGCATTGTACAAAGCCTCCCAAGCCGGTGTGAAAATCGATCTGATCGTCCGTGGCCCGTGCGCCCTACGGCCCGGCATCGCCGGGCTGTCGGAACATATCCGGGTGCGTTCGATCATCGGCCGGTTTCTTGAGCACAGCCGGATCTTTTACTTTTTGAACGACGGCGACGACCGGGTCTTCCTCTCCAGCGCCGACTGGATGGACCGCAATTTCTTTCGACGGATCGAAGTCGCGTTCCCCGTTTTGGAGAAGACCCAGCGACAACGAGTGATCGACGAAGGGCTGCGCCCCTACCTCGAAGACAATACCCACGCCTGGATACTTCACCGAGATGGCACCTATCGGCGGCAGACGCCGGGACGCAGGTCCCCTCGCTCGGCCCAACAGTGCTTGATGAACACACTGGTCACATAA
- a CDS encoding protoporphyrinogen/coproporphyrinogen oxidase: MILIVGAGLAGLSAAYHLRGMRYKILEREREVGGLCRSYVKEGFTFDYTGHLLHFRQTAIKALVESLLPGQLQRHARKSFVYSHDTYTEYPFQVNTHGLPPEVVRECLLGFIATLTDPSSKASVEGRSFKQWIVESLGEGIAKHFMVPFNEKLWQVSLDELTSDWVSWLVPKPDVKDVVNGALGIKDKAFGYNPSFQYPVSGGIRVLPQAFLPSVEHLSYDSELMEIETGRRRAVFRSAQGERTEEYERIISTIPLPDLIRRCVDLPSSMRELAQSLRWVSVYNVNLAVAREQISDKHWIYFPEHRYPFYRAGFPMNFSPAMGRPGCSSLYVEISHQPTERESEVSLIERVRYGLEQAGVLRPTDELVMSDVKDLYYAYVLFDRYRGRAVKELLGELERRGISSIGRYGLWEHTSMEDAIAQGQQVAERLRMRAAA, from the coding sequence ATGATTCTGATTGTCGGGGCCGGATTGGCGGGATTGAGCGCGGCCTATCACCTGCGGGGCATGCGCTACAAGATTTTGGAGCGGGAGCGCGAGGTCGGCGGTTTGTGCCGTTCTTACGTCAAAGAAGGATTCACTTTTGACTATACCGGTCATCTGCTTCATTTTCGTCAGACGGCGATCAAGGCGTTGGTGGAAAGCTTGTTGCCGGGCCAGTTACAGCGACATGCCCGCAAGTCCTTCGTGTACTCGCATGATACCTACACCGAGTATCCGTTCCAGGTGAATACTCACGGCCTTCCGCCTGAGGTCGTGCGCGAGTGCCTCCTGGGATTTATCGCCACGTTGACGGACCCCTCGTCTAAGGCGTCGGTGGAAGGTCGGTCCTTCAAACAGTGGATTGTCGAGAGTCTGGGCGAGGGGATCGCGAAGCATTTCATGGTGCCGTTTAATGAGAAGCTCTGGCAGGTGTCTCTCGATGAGCTTACCTCCGACTGGGTGTCCTGGCTTGTGCCGAAGCCGGACGTGAAGGATGTCGTCAACGGTGCCTTGGGAATCAAAGACAAGGCGTTCGGGTACAACCCATCGTTTCAATATCCGGTGAGCGGCGGTATCAGAGTCTTGCCTCAGGCCTTCCTGCCCTCGGTGGAGCATCTGTCCTATGATTCCGAATTGATGGAGATCGAGACGGGACGGCGGCGGGCGGTGTTTCGTAGTGCGCAAGGAGAACGCACCGAGGAGTACGAGCGGATCATCTCGACGATTCCGCTGCCGGATCTGATCCGTCGATGTGTCGATCTTCCGTCGTCCATGCGGGAGCTGGCGCAATCGCTGCGCTGGGTGTCGGTCTACAATGTGAACCTGGCGGTGGCGCGAGAACAGATCTCCGACAAGCATTGGATCTATTTCCCTGAACACCGCTATCCCTTCTATCGCGCCGGGTTTCCCATGAACTTCTCCCCGGCCATGGGGCGCCCCGGTTGTAGTTCCCTGTATGTGGAGATCTCGCATCAGCCGACGGAGCGGGAGTCGGAGGTTTCGCTGATCGAACGGGTTCGGTATGGATTGGAGCAGGCTGGGGTGTTACGGCCGACGGACGAGTTGGTCATGTCGGACGTGAAGGATTTGTATTACGCCTATGTCCTGTTCGACCGGTACCGTGGGCGGGCGGTCAAGGAGTTGCTGGGGGAACTGGAGCGTAGAGGGATTTCGTCGATCGGGCGATATGGATTGTGGGAGCATACATCGATGGAGGACGCCATCGCCCAGGGGCAGCAGGTCGCCGAGCGGTTACGGATGAGAGCCGCCGCCTGA
- a CDS encoding glycosyltransferase family 4 protein, whose amino-acid sequence MDVVCHVITKLELGGAQEVAMRVVSSLDRRRFRPVLIAGPDGLLTEEAHALQGVELRLIPSLAREIHPLQDLRALWELVATFRRLRPKIVHTHSSKAGILGRIAAWLAGVPCILHTIHGYGVTPAQPYWLQRLLIGLEWMVGRVTTHWIAVSQADRRQGIEWELFTASKVSVVRPGIDPEVFAARIEAAERDRLRAALGVGPEDLLVGTVSCLKPQKSPEDFIRVAALVCQRMPAAKCILVGDGELRPRIEAMIQAEGLQEKVTLLGWRRDVPALLKALDVFVLTSQWEGLPCAILEARASRVPIVATRVGGAAEAIVEGIQGTLCPAGDVRALAGRVCQILGDARLRADLRNGSEELPEEFTIQETVKQYQSLYTYLLHSRRPAGNTMKLQPNRLS is encoded by the coding sequence ATGGATGTCGTCTGTCACGTCATCACCAAGCTGGAGCTTGGGGGGGCGCAGGAAGTCGCGATGCGGGTGGTGTCCAGCCTGGATCGCCGGCGATTCCGCCCCGTGTTGATCGCAGGGCCGGACGGGTTGTTGACCGAAGAGGCGCATGCACTGCAAGGCGTGGAACTGCGGCTGATTCCTTCTCTTGCCCGGGAGATTCATCCGCTGCAGGATTTGCGTGCTCTGTGGGAGCTTGTGGCGACGTTCCGACGGCTTCGGCCAAAGATTGTCCACACCCACAGTTCAAAAGCTGGTATCCTAGGGCGCATCGCTGCCTGGTTGGCCGGAGTCCCCTGTATTCTGCATACGATACACGGGTACGGCGTGACGCCCGCCCAGCCGTATTGGCTACAACGACTGTTGATCGGGCTTGAATGGATGGTCGGGCGCGTGACCACCCATTGGATTGCGGTGTCGCAGGCCGACCGGCGTCAGGGTATCGAGTGGGAGCTGTTCACCGCCTCCAAGGTGTCGGTCGTCAGGCCCGGCATTGATCCGGAGGTATTTGCCGCGCGGATCGAGGCGGCGGAACGCGACCGCCTCCGGGCGGCATTGGGCGTAGGCCCTGAGGACCTGCTCGTAGGGACGGTCTCATGCTTGAAACCGCAAAAATCGCCCGAAGATTTTATTCGTGTGGCCGCTCTGGTGTGTCAGCGTATGCCTGCGGCCAAATGTATCCTCGTCGGCGACGGCGAGTTACGGCCCCGCATCGAAGCGATGATTCAAGCCGAGGGGTTGCAGGAGAAGGTGACCCTGCTTGGTTGGCGCCGCGATGTTCCGGCGCTCCTCAAGGCGCTCGACGTCTTTGTATTAACCTCTCAATGGGAGGGGTTGCCCTGCGCGATCTTGGAAGCGAGAGCCAGCCGGGTGCCGATCGTGGCGACCCGAGTGGGCGGTGCCGCCGAAGCGATCGTTGAAGGTATCCAGGGAACGCTCTGTCCGGCCGGCGATGTCCGGGCCCTCGCAGGGCGAGTCTGTCAGATTCTGGGAGATGCACGGCTTCGCGCGGATCTCCGGAATGGGAGCGAAGAGTTGCCGGAAGAGTTTACGATCCAGGAAACCGTCAAGCAGTACCAGTCGCTGTACACGTATCTCTTACATAGCCGGCGACCTGCCGGCAATACGATGAAGTTGCAGCCCAATCGATTGTCATGA
- a CDS encoding TraR/DksA family transcriptional regulator, which yields MERTGTGRLRSRRQAFRSIRRQLLQDRDRLLLQTSARRPDQTTNEPAADVLDLAAAERDVLFDDLMAQRAHLKLQQVERALHRIDDASYGVCHLCRADIPLPRLRAQPDATLCIPCKTECEDRALLHSRT from the coding sequence ATGGAGAGAACAGGGACAGGCCGATTGCGCTCCCGTCGCCAGGCCTTTCGATCCATCCGTCGGCAGCTACTGCAAGATCGCGACAGGCTGTTGCTTCAGACAAGCGCTCGACGCCCTGACCAGACGACGAACGAACCCGCAGCCGACGTGCTGGACTTGGCCGCAGCCGAGCGGGACGTCCTATTCGACGATCTCATGGCACAACGTGCCCATCTCAAGCTCCAACAGGTCGAACGTGCGCTTCATCGTATAGACGATGCCTCCTACGGTGTCTGTCACCTCTGTCGAGCGGACATTCCCTTGCCTCGCCTTCGCGCGCAACCCGATGCCACGTTGTGTATCCCTTGCAAGACAGAGTGTGAAGATCGTGCGTTGTTGCACAGCAGGACATGA
- a CDS encoding MraY family glycosyltransferase, translating into MILLTLTFVVAVLLAMYGVPIARRAALKFGIVDNPDGRLKHQREPVPYLGGLAIYLAFLVSLAFTFEFRQDVLGIVLSGTLIVMLGLIDDFGVLSPGTKLVGQFLAVFVLIKSGIRIEIASLPDWVDLVLTVLWMIGIINAFNLLDIMDGLSAGVGIISAAFLCVVAVLNGDQTIAFMLAALMGSLLGFLRYNWRPASIYMGDSGAMFVGLMLGALSMIGKYTEGHSVSLLTPVLILGMPIFDTLFVMYIRFLRGLPIFLGSPDHMAIRLRHWGLSVPQVVLVSYLGAAVLGGIGLLVMAVPQDLALGLSGLTVMGLAVAAVALTRVNVSSGVVAVSREAVPARSTERTGAV; encoded by the coding sequence ATGATTCTGCTCACCCTGACGTTCGTAGTCGCCGTGCTGCTGGCGATGTATGGAGTGCCGATCGCGCGCCGGGCTGCGCTGAAGTTCGGTATTGTCGACAATCCCGATGGCCGGCTCAAGCACCAGCGGGAGCCGGTTCCGTACCTAGGCGGGTTGGCGATCTATCTCGCCTTTCTCGTCAGTCTGGCCTTTACCTTCGAGTTTCGACAAGACGTCCTCGGTATCGTGCTGTCGGGGACCCTGATTGTCATGCTGGGGTTGATTGACGATTTCGGCGTGCTTTCGCCGGGCACGAAACTGGTGGGACAGTTCCTGGCCGTGTTCGTGCTGATCAAGAGCGGCATACGGATTGAGATCGCGTCCCTCCCCGATTGGGTCGATCTCGTGCTGACGGTGCTGTGGATGATCGGCATCATCAATGCCTTCAACCTGCTGGATATTATGGATGGGCTGTCGGCCGGTGTGGGGATCATCAGTGCCGCGTTTCTCTGTGTCGTGGCGGTGCTCAATGGTGATCAGACCATCGCCTTCATGCTCGCCGCGCTCATGGGCAGCCTCCTGGGCTTTCTTCGGTACAACTGGCGCCCGGCGTCGATTTATATGGGTGATTCCGGGGCAATGTTCGTCGGGCTGATGCTTGGAGCGTTGTCGATGATCGGCAAGTACACCGAAGGCCACTCCGTGTCGCTGCTGACTCCGGTGCTGATTCTGGGCATGCCGATTTTCGACACGCTCTTTGTCATGTATATCCGTTTCCTCCGCGGCCTGCCGATATTTCTCGGCAGCCCCGATCACATGGCGATTCGCTTGCGACACTGGGGACTGTCGGTGCCTCAAGTCGTGCTGGTGAGTTATCTCGGCGCAGCCGTGCTGGGCGGCATCGGGCTGCTTGTCATGGCCGTGCCTCAGGATCTTGCCCTGGGGTTAAGCGGACTGACGGTCATGGGGCTGGCCGTCGCGGCCGTGGCGTTGACGCGTGTGAATGTGTCCAGCGGAGTCGTCGCCGTGAGCCGTGAGGCGGTCCCGGCACGTTCGACAGAAAGGACCGGCGCAGTATGA
- a CDS encoding Gfo/Idh/MocA family oxidoreductase, with protein sequence MRIALIGAGRHAQHHARAIVRCPSVQLVAVADPSDVAQAAMRDIVPGIGCFRTPEELFASERLDVVHIITPPASHAPLARMAIKAGCHIYVEKPFTESVEDAQQVLDEANAKGLRVCAGHQLLYEPPTRVLTQYLPSIGRVVHVESYFSFRTVRHAPGGRKVLRADHQLLDILPHPVYLLLQVLEQAGEGRTELLSLEVSQAGTVHALVRRGGVTGTLIVTLEGRPVESYLRVIGRNGSLFADYVRSTTQRAIGPGSSGIDKLFAPYRQAWQLLTGTTSAMASRFLKRQRSYPGLAELFTAFYESARHGSPSPLSPESLLETVRICERVAKALKVGEARALAAAAPKPVESRGVLVTGGTGFLGKEIVRALLSRGRSVRVVARREPSPWERIPGTEYVVADVATGASADLFKGVDTVIHAAAETAGGWPEHQRNSLDATEHMIRGAAGAGITHFVHVSSLAVLAQGTGQPIPDNHPLEPNSKGSGPYVWGKLESERLAVQLGKDLGISVKVIRPGALVDYRDFDPPGRLGKRLGNIFVAVGSSGDRLGVVDVGFAGRCLAWMTDAWDQVTSPLNLLDPVSPTKQELLDRLRRANPDLSVFWLPRFVLVPLSWLATLAQKVLRPGKPAIDVAKVFSVLPYDTSGIAKLAPFVDSNIPQR encoded by the coding sequence TTGCGAATCGCGCTGATCGGCGCAGGCCGCCACGCGCAGCATCACGCCCGCGCGATTGTGCGGTGCCCCAGTGTGCAGCTGGTTGCCGTCGCAGATCCTTCCGATGTGGCACAAGCTGCCATGCGCGACATCGTGCCGGGTATCGGGTGTTTTCGAACCCCAGAAGAGTTGTTCGCGTCTGAGCGGCTGGACGTCGTCCACATTATTACGCCCCCCGCGTCCCATGCTCCCCTTGCGCGCATGGCGATCAAGGCCGGTTGTCACATTTATGTCGAGAAACCTTTTACCGAATCGGTGGAAGACGCGCAGCAGGTTTTGGATGAGGCGAATGCCAAGGGGCTCCGCGTCTGCGCCGGCCATCAATTGCTCTACGAGCCTCCGACCCGGGTGCTGACCCAGTATCTTCCGTCCATTGGTCGGGTCGTGCATGTGGAAAGTTACTTCTCCTTCCGGACCGTGCGTCACGCGCCGGGCGGCCGCAAAGTACTTCGCGCCGATCATCAGTTACTCGACATCCTGCCGCACCCGGTCTACTTGCTGCTTCAAGTATTGGAGCAGGCGGGGGAGGGGCGAACGGAGCTGTTGTCGCTGGAAGTCAGCCAGGCCGGAACGGTGCACGCGCTGGTGCGGCGCGGCGGCGTGACCGGCACGTTGATCGTGACTCTGGAAGGGCGGCCGGTCGAGAGTTATCTTCGTGTGATCGGTCGCAACGGCTCATTGTTCGCCGACTATGTCCGGAGCACCACGCAGCGGGCTATTGGACCTGGCTCGTCCGGCATCGATAAGTTGTTTGCCCCTTACCGGCAGGCCTGGCAGCTGTTGACCGGCACCACCTCAGCGATGGCAAGCCGCTTTCTGAAGCGTCAACGGAGTTACCCCGGCCTTGCCGAACTCTTTACCGCGTTTTACGAGTCGGCACGGCACGGCAGTCCCTCCCCCCTGTCACCCGAGAGTTTGTTAGAGACCGTTCGGATTTGCGAGCGAGTGGCAAAGGCGCTCAAGGTGGGGGAGGCCAGAGCCTTGGCTGCAGCGGCTCCGAAACCGGTCGAAAGTCGTGGCGTGTTGGTCACGGGTGGAACGGGGTTCCTGGGTAAAGAAATTGTCCGGGCCTTGCTGTCACGCGGCCGTTCCGTTCGTGTGGTGGCGCGTCGAGAGCCGTCTCCGTGGGAGCGCATCCCAGGGACTGAATACGTGGTCGCTGATGTGGCGACGGGGGCGAGCGCCGATCTCTTCAAGGGGGTGGATACCGTCATCCATGCTGCGGCGGAAACCGCAGGCGGCTGGCCGGAACATCAGCGGAATTCGCTCGATGCGACGGAACACATGATCCGTGGAGCGGCCGGGGCAGGTATCACACACTTCGTGCATGTGAGCAGTTTAGCCGTGTTAGCGCAAGGTACGGGGCAGCCGATTCCCGATAATCATCCACTGGAGCCGAATAGCAAGGGATCCGGGCCGTATGTGTGGGGCAAGCTGGAATCGGAACGTCTGGCGGTCCAGCTCGGGAAGGACCTGGGCATCTCCGTGAAGGTGATTCGCCCCGGGGCGCTGGTCGACTACCGGGACTTTGATCCGCCTGGCCGGCTCGGCAAGCGATTGGGGAACATCTTCGTGGCCGTCGGGTCGTCAGGTGATCGCCTTGGAGTCGTTGATGTCGGGTTTGCCGGCCGCTGCCTCGCTTGGATGACGGATGCTTGGGACCAGGTGACGAGTCCGCTTAATCTGCTCGACCCCGTCTCACCGACCAAGCAGGAACTCTTGGATCGTCTTCGGCGAGCCAATCCAGATTTGTCGGTCTTCTGGTTACCTAGGTTTGTCCTCGTGCCGTTGTCATGGCTTGCGACGCTGGCGCAAAAAGTCCTACGCCCGGGGAAGCCGGCGATCGATGTGGCGAAAGTCTTCAGTGTCCTCCCCTATGACACCTCCGGCATTGCGAAGCTCGCTCCCTTTGTCGATTCCAACATACCTCAGCGATAG
- a CDS encoding DegT/DnrJ/EryC1/StrS family aminotransferase: MNIPLLDLKAQYQSMRGEILAAIEATCDEQGFILGPRVVALEEAVAAYVGSTHAVGVASGSDALLLALMALGVKAGDEVITVPFTFFATAGAISRLGAKPVFIDIRPDDFNMDPQLLERAITKRTKAIIPVHLFGQCADMGAINEIARRHKIGVIEDACQAIGAAQKGRRAGVLGDVACFSFFPSKNLGGFGDAGMVTTNDKALAESIAMLRVHGSRVRYVHEAIGINSRLDALQAAVLLVKLKRLDQWAEGRRRNAARYVQLFTDTQLTDRLTLPVVGQDNFHVFNQFTLRVQKRDELRSFLKDQGVGTEVYYPLPLHLQNCYRDLGYSKGAFPQSERAAEEVLALPIYAELSDEQLHYVVQMIASFYRKR, from the coding sequence ATGAACATTCCGCTGCTTGATCTGAAAGCCCAATACCAATCCATGCGTGGTGAAATCCTGGCCGCGATTGAAGCGACCTGTGATGAGCAGGGCTTTATCCTGGGGCCGCGGGTGGTGGCACTCGAAGAGGCAGTGGCGGCTTATGTCGGCAGCACGCATGCGGTGGGCGTGGCGTCCGGGAGCGATGCCTTGTTGCTCGCGTTGATGGCCTTGGGCGTCAAGGCCGGCGATGAGGTGATCACGGTGCCCTTCACTTTCTTTGCGACGGCCGGGGCGATTTCCCGCTTAGGTGCTAAGCCGGTCTTTATTGATATCCGTCCAGATGATTTCAATATGGACCCGCAGTTGTTGGAGCGGGCCATCACCAAACGGACAAAGGCGATTATCCCAGTACATCTCTTCGGTCAATGTGCAGACATGGGGGCGATCAACGAGATTGCGAGACGACACAAGATCGGTGTGATCGAAGATGCCTGCCAGGCCATTGGCGCTGCGCAGAAGGGACGGCGAGCCGGGGTGTTGGGCGATGTGGCCTGTTTCAGCTTCTTCCCGTCGAAAAATCTGGGTGGATTTGGTGATGCTGGAATGGTGACCACGAACGACAAGGCTCTTGCGGAATCCATCGCCATGCTACGGGTCCATGGCAGCCGCGTACGCTACGTGCACGAAGCGATCGGGATCAATAGTCGATTAGACGCGTTACAGGCCGCGGTGTTGCTGGTGAAATTGAAGCGGCTGGATCAATGGGCAGAGGGTAGGCGACGGAACGCCGCGCGCTATGTGCAACTGTTCACCGACACCCAATTGACCGATCGCCTCACGTTACCCGTGGTGGGGCAGGACAACTTTCACGTTTTTAATCAATTCACTCTTCGTGTGCAGAAGCGCGATGAGCTGCGGAGCTTTTTGAAGGATCAGGGTGTGGGCACAGAAGTGTACTATCCACTGCCGCTGCACCTGCAAAACTGCTATCGTGACCTGGGATATTCAAAAGGCGCGTTCCCGCAATCGGAGCGCGCGGCTGAAGAGGTCCTTGCCCTTCCGATCTATGCGGAGCTGAGCGATGAGCAGCTGCACTATGTTGTCCAGATGATCGCGTCGTTCTATCGCAAACGGTAG